The genomic segment ATAATTTATGTTGTGATAAGATATATGAGAACTATTATGTAATGTTGCGGTATTGATTGTTGTTAATGGACCATTGTTGTATTCTGTTTTGAGATGAATGTAATTTATTTGAGATAGGGCCTTGTTGTTTTGGTGATGTTTTAAAAGGCCTGCTCAGTCCTGCCTCCCTCTTCTAAGTCACATGGCTTGTGGAGGACGAGATAAGGGCTGGGTTCCACTTTGGTGGGCTACAATATGCTTACTAAACAGGGTTAAGTGAAGCTACTGTTGTGAATCTAGTACTTTAAGATAACACAATAGTTGTTGAATCTTTTGAGATTTAGAGGTATGTAACTCTAAAAAAAAAGCCTCTTTTTGGTGAAGAGGGAAGCTTAGCAGTTTGCAGTGAGTAAGTAGCCAGGCCAGAGGAACAGGCAGCAGGCACCACCAGCCTGCCAGTCCCACCACAGGACACGCATCAGCACAGGCCAAGCTGGAAAAGTGCTCATATTATGTCAGACTAAAGATATacattgcatttcattttatagaagTTCACTTTTGTGTGCTAATATTTTAGAGCAGTACTAATTTGTTAATGTGACAGTTCAGAATTGCTATGGATGAAACTGTGTTTTTATAAGTGAtgttactttcttttttttaagatgaTAGGTTAAGTAAGATTGTTTCCCTACTACTGGAAAAATACTTAGTTTCAATGCCTTATTGTCATGTTGGACCATGCTATTTAATTGAAAAGATGTTAAGTCTTAAGTTTCTGACTTATTCTACCAAAAAAATTGAACAATAAACTTAAAAGTTTCATACAGGTTTCATCCTATGTCCAGTCAAAAACCTACATGCAGAATTTATTATGAAACAATTTATCATCACTCATGAGACTGTAAAGGatcaaatacaatacaatatgctcATGGTCATGTTCCAGAAATGAGCATAAAGAATATTTCAACTCCCTGGTGTCTACGTGCTTCAGCCTGATGTCACATGTGTCAGTGCTGGACTACTGAATATATGAATGTGGCCCATTTCTGTATCAATGTATCTTCTGCTCTCTTAGTATCAGTCTAGTGGATCAGAAACTCCGAATGTGATTTCTCTCTTGACTGTTGAAACAATTTCTGGACAGGTTTACGGCTGGTTAGTAGTCTATTCACACGTAACGTTTGCCTTATCTTCTATGTGATGCTTTTACCATTTCTCGTCTTTAAGCGTTCTTTGAAAGCTTTTTTTGTAATGCAAACGATTGTATCTGATCTCCTAATACCTAACAAAAATTTTCCTGAAGGAATATTCTGTAACAACCTGATGCTAAAGGAGGTGGCAGTTGAAAGTGATCAACACAACAAATTCTCCTTTTGATGGCCATTAATCTTTTGTTTCTATTCTGAGTCTTGTTCTCCAAAGCTAGATTGAACAAGTGGGCTTAGATCTACTGAATGGAGTGGAGGCTGGATGTGTGGTTTCTAGGTGTGGAGAACAGACGTTCAGATCATAGCAGTTTGTTACTTACGTGTTGGTTTTCTCACCTCCACCCTGTTCCATAGGCTCCGTACAGAACCACTTTCAGGGGAGGAATCACAGACAGTCAAATTCCATGATTCTGCCACACATTATAGGATCCTTTTAGGACTTTTTATATGCTcttttatgtaatattaataGTTTATTGCTTTGGTTCCCTAAGCATACAGTATGTAAACTGTATTgtcacaaaaatgaataaaaatcttTTAATGAGTACCACTTTTGCCTTCCTGTGACTATAATAAGGCTGTTATAAACATGTTGCAGTCTACACATTTaggtcacacacacatgctttaaAATGAAGACTAGCCTCATCagtcattcatattttttttatgtacagAATTGCACAGCAAAATCAGCCTTCAACAACAAGATTAGGTTTATGGAAACAATGTATTTCAATGTCATCAGAGGCACACAGTAGGTGTTAATGGGATTATACACATGTTGACATTGCTGTAAATGTGGGTCGGCTGATTATTTATCTGGAGATAACTGCACATCATACCAACATTTTCCCCTAACATTCCTGTAGCTTTTTAACAATACGCCATGTGAAACTTCATCAAACCTGTGTAGCTTTACTGTAAGCTGCACCCCACAACTCAGTATTAAACCAGAAAGTCATCGTTAAACCAGTGCAAACTCTAAGACATGACTCTGCTTGTGAATCTCTAGAGCTCACATTCAACTCCTTTAACTGACTCTAACAGAAGCAAAACAGCAAGCTCAGCTAgtgaccccccccccttttgCCTAAAGGGCTTccccctctatctatctatctgtctatcatGTGTATGAATTGTGCAAAAAGGTCAAGATATCATGACACTATTCTTTTTTATATTGATATATCTTTTCAGCTACACATCGTATTTATGTTTCTGTAGTTATGCAGATTATGTTATGCATATTTTTCTTCAGTATAAATATaagttaaaatgtgcagaattgtgcTCTCTGTAGTTAGAAAATGGGCAATTCATGTAATTTCGCCAAAACGTTTTAATCGCTGATGTTTCTTGTACGTGTAAAGCCCACTCTCAAAAAAGTGTaccataaaaaataataataatgaaagttAATAGTTTGTATATGTGTTACATGAACGGATGAGCCAGTGTAGGGTATTAAACTATAAAAAAGGCATGTTACTGGCCCCTAATTTTTGTTTGTGGTtctgtaaatgaaaatgaaggTCAGAAACAGAAAAGCAGTTAAACATGACTAGTTACACCGCTCCACTCTGAACTGCGCTCCCGTTTAAAGACACGCATGCGCTCTACAAGGCTGTGTGTTTCCATAGCAACACGAGCCGGCGCCCCGCCATTGGCTAAAACTTGAAATCCCCCACTTCCAGCGTGGCTGTGTGCGCATTCTCGACCGCTGAGACGCGTGAACGCGCCCACCGGAGCCCCTTGCACGTCCCCGCCAGccttcctccccctcctcccctccccctcctcctcctcgtcaTCATCATCGCTACGGCGGCCGAGAGGGCGAAGAGGACGGCGACGGGTCCCCACCCGTGAGCATGGCGGCCGCGGACGCGTCGGTGAGCGGATGAAGAAGAGCGGGACGGAGCCGAAAAGAAAAAGCGCAGATCGGCGCCGCCTTGTCGCTGCGTTGTCGTTCACTTTAACGCAAAAAAACAAATCGCATCGCGTTTCTGTCTCGAGCTCGGAGCTTCCGCTCTCGTCTTCACGTTCGCGTtctttgctctttcttttttccgCAGGCGGCCCCCCAGCCTCTGcgttttcccccctctctctctctctctctctctcccccctctcggATGATTTAGGATGGTGAGCTCAGCAGACGCTGCAGCCCGAGTGAAGCCCACCGCGCCGAGAGGAGCGCGCTGATCCACACAGCGCGGCTTTGGGCGCCGCTGGCTGAGCGATGATGGCTCCTGCACTGAAGCGCTGCTGTGGGCTGCACGCCTTTGTGCGCGGCTTGTTTATCTCGGCCAgctaaaagcagcagcagcaggcgcAGCGGCGGCGGCCAGGCTCTCGCCCACATGCCGGACAGCATGGGAGTGCCGCTCTAATAGCCTATCTCAGCCTTTAACTCCCCCCTTttccctcttcttcttttttgttttcatgtcgAACGCTGCGTGAATAgctttctctcccctccctctttttgtccttttttgttgttgccgTCGTTGAACGTCGCGGCCATGCGCGAATATAAGGTGGTGGTGTTGGGCAGCGGCGGCGTGGGGAAGTCCGCCCTCACCGTGCAGTTCGTCACCGGCACGTTCATCGAGAAGTACGACCCGACCATCGAGGACTTCTACCGCAAGGAGATCGAGGTGGACTCGTCGCCGTCCGTGCTCGAGATCCTGGACACGGCGGGCACGGAGCAGTTCGCCTCCATGAGGGACCTGTATATCAAGAACGGCCAGGGCTTCATCCTCGTGTACAGCCTGGTCAACCAGCAGAGCTTTCAGGACATCAAGCCTATGCGGGACCAGATCATCCGGGTGAAAAGgtgagggaagagagagagagggagagagtgagtgagagagagagtgggccTGCAGCAGTCTGACGCAGCTCCTCTCATCCTGCAGCACggactgctgctgcttcttcaccCACTCCCACGTCCTGGGGTGGAGGCAAATAACTGCATGTTCCTCTGGGTTAACAGCCTGCTGTTCTTATTTCATTAGATTGCATTAGTGCGTTCCAGCGCATTTACATTTAGTGCAGAGCACCTGGCTTTGTGGAGTGAGTCAGACACTGAGCTAGACTGGCCCGCAAGAAGGCCTGCTGCTGAAGCTAAAGACTTGATTACTGGGTAGGATTAACCTTTTGAactccaggcttattatatagtTATGTATCTTAAGGTTTATTGTTATGTGACTATTATAAATTGTctggtaactactatgaatctAATAGTTATGACAGTGATGAATTAGAGTGTGGGCTCTTGTAGTTTAAGGAGTTAACTTCTTTAACTGCAAGGGCTTGTATATGGACCCAGTGTCATAACTAGAGTGTTGGTTTTGTAGTAATTACTGGGTAATTACAGCGTAATAAGCGGGTAATTACAGAGTAATAAGCCTCATTTCAAAGCTTGGCAGTTTTTAAAGCAGAAATGTCAGATCAGTATTGATGCTGGATGATGTGTCAATATCGAGATTGGTATCGGTATCAGAAAATATGTGAGATTGTGTCATCTCAGAAATCAGAGAAAGGAAGCAAGACATTTGCTGTCTTTGCCCCTCATGGTTACATGTCTCAAGTAGAGACAGTAATTAATTATTCTGTCTACTCAAGACTGCACCATTTGCATCATAATGGCAAATGCTCTCACAGGTGTCCTACCCTTCGCTTGATCACCTTCttttctgatactgatattaTAACCTTTATATTGGCTGATACAGATACCAgcctgatatttatttttttaactaagctttaaaatgaactgtttttaatTGAAGTTCGTCACTTAAAATGAGCATCTAAAATGAAGATATTTGCTCAAGCTATTCGATCACACTACTATTTCACAGGAAAAGACTCACAGCTAATAACATCTGCAGTGTGAATGAGTTCTATTTCAGACTAGCTCTGATACAGGATTGAATCAGATTGATTCTTTGTTTTCCCTCCTTCTATTctatttcagcattttttgcAGATTTCGGCCAGATACCCATTAATACCAATATGACACCTGTAGTCCAAAGCCTAATCACACTATTACACCCCTTGTAGATCCTATAGTCTGTGAATGTGGAGGTCTGTGCAAGTGTACGTTGTTTCTCATTCTTTTCTCATTCTGACATGCTGATATTGCCACATGTACATTTTACAGCGTGGGATCAGCTGGTCTCGGCCCGAAGAGCCTGAATACACAGGAAACACTGGAAGTGCTTATCTTCCCCTGTAAATTCCTCTGAGTGCGCAAACTAACTATGCGTGTGTGAGCCAGAGCGAGGGAGAGTGCATTTATGAGCGTGCGTCTCAGCAATAAAGAGTCTTACACGGCACCATACACCCATCTGAACTGCAGGTGTGGGCCTGCTACATACTCCACTACTCACACTGTCTCTCCACAGCCACTACTCATTTTAATTTAAGCAATTGTGAGCGCATGCTGCTGTGATCATCCAAACAGAGATCATTTCAAGGAGAGtagctgtgtttatttctctgGAATCAAGCCTCGATATCCAGGCCATTGGAATGTCCTGGAGTTACTGCAGCACCACAGAACCATAAGTGCATCCCTTTGGAACCTAAGGACCCCAAAATTGACTTTTACATCAACGTCAGCATTCCCAAGGTGGAGACTATTCATAGACTTTTCTTGTACTTATGGCAAGACTGTCTATCAGCAGAGGAAAGTCTGAAGTAGACTTGGCAGAGCATTAAGAGGCCAACTGCACAGAGTAATTTAGGCTAATTGATTGCATGTCTGTAACTCCAACTTGGATAAATTTGGATAGGAGGGCATAAATCTTCTTATTTGAAACTGAAACCACGTAGCAAATCTCAAATCAAGATATTAAAGGGGTTCTCCAGCTTTTGTCATCTTAATCtgtatctgctgcatctgtagcttATGTGTGACTGTGACAGACAGTGATTACCATGTGCatagaaaacaacagaacaccTACTGAGTcaaatgcacattttagtgtttcagaACCTGCCCTTCGGCTTCTATTGTAAGTGTCTGTTCTTGTCTTTTTCTAAGTACAAGGAAACACATCAGAATCAATGTCAAGGCAATCGACCATATGTTACAGGTACAGTAGATAAAGACTGTGTTGAAAAATTCAGGAGTAATTCTGTAACTCATTGAcctgtaaatgtatgtatataggcCCACACAATTGCCTTCTCTCATAAATTCATAACTTACAAATTGAATCCACAGTGGTTGTTGAATCATTTATGTAGCCAATGAATAATAAGCCGCAagtttaataactgaatataaagcctgcagtttaagcCATTCTTACTGATACTGGAAATCAGATCTATGTTGGTGTTATATAGTGTCGGAGGCAGTTGTATCCTTCTCCTGGACTGAAGCTCATTAGGGATGGCTCTGAATTGATAGCTTTGTGTTCCTCAGTGGGGCAGCAATAGgagtagagaggagagtgatCATAGGGGCAAGAGTCCAGGCTGTTTGGAAATGTACAGGACTGTGTGTGAAGGACATGTGAGGCCACCAGGGTCAGTCAGTAATGCAGATGGAGAGAAGTTCTCTCTAGAGTCCTTTAGATGGAAGGATGGAAAAGATGCTTTTGTCTGCCTGCTATTCAGAGCAAGGCCCAGGTCCAGAAGGGTCTAGGACACAAGCGTCCTCTCCAATCTCCCCCTCCCTCTTAGCTAGTGTATATCAGTGGAGTGGtcatgtattatatataagctgtgtctgtgtctgctgGAGCTGCTGTGGGTCTGCACAGCAGCAGAAAGAGCTGCAGTATGGGCCTGGCAGGAACAAGTccagtgggtgtgtgtgtgtatgataaAAATCTATGGCTATAGGATGTTTACACCTGTAAACGCATGTGTGTTTCAATCTTGGGTTTCTTAAAGCAATATTTTAgacaaaaaattcaaatttacacTAGGAAAGCACTGATATGAGAACTGGACTGATGCCAATATCAGATATATTACTGATACTGGTGTTGATGCTGATGAATAAAATGCTAATGTATAAAAAAGGCTAATGTAATTAACTAGTAATGGGAGCTTTTGTGTATTTACCTTCATGCTGCGTGCTATGCCTAAATAGCTTTGTGctatgcctaaatcatcacatgctTGCCTCAAATGACACTGCCAATGTGGTTAAATAGTCTCaagtagacttgcttatgtgacagacatgacagactgTTATCTATAATGATGGCCAAACATTATCTCACATCTCATACAGGAGTAGCTGCTATCTTAAAGCTTGAATTTTGCtggtttgttcattttatagACAGCACTGTGTCGTACAGGGTCGGAACCCTCagattgtcactgtccaaaaaagtCCAAATTtctaaaatattaactttacaagtgatggcaaaaacattcttaaccttttaaaatcccaaactttttacatactaaggtttattattcaataactacagggacttcagttcAATTTAGCTGAGATAAACGTAGTTTATAGAAGCGTGTAATACAACTTTAAAAAGTTAACCTTTAGCATAAGTTAATATAAAGTAATTATGGTGTATTTCTGTTGATGCATCcatcattaatttttttaaacaatacaaAGGGCAGCTGCAACGCTCCaatgatttagaaaaaaaatgaagatactttttttttttttgacagtgacaatataccGACATTTGTATAAGGTAgactatttgagattacttaactcAGTATGATTTGAGGCAAGTGTAATGATGTAAATTTGAGAGGATTTTGTGTGGGATTATCACTGTAATAGTAGCCAGTTGATAGCATGTTTGTATATGTGCACACACATCATTAACTCTGACACTATAGGGGAAATAAATGGGGAAATGCATTAAGAAGTAACTGGAACATTACAGGTTGTTTGATTAATCCCAGGCTTTGTTTGTGGAAGCGAAGCCCCCACCCCAGTCTGTGGTGCTGCTCTAAAAGCCAGTCAAACCGTAGTCTATAACTCCTCCACCATTGTGCAGGCAGGTGTATGCACACACAATCCTTAACTGTGTCACTGGATCAGGAAAATGGGGGAATACAGTGGGAAGTATTTGGAACATTGCATGTGATTTGTCTGGGCGCTTTAGCCAAACAGCTGCCTATAGCTCATCCACCCTTATGCAGGTGTTCTAGTACTAcgtgtgttttcatttaaatgctgtGCATATACAAATACCGTTTATTTTTAGTTGAAGTCCCTGGATGAATTGACTGCTGTGTATTTTATTTCGCTGTCATAGCCTGAGGGCAGAGCCATGCGTTTTCCTTCATCAGCTGTACAGCAGCATTCTCCAGCTAATCTCATTCTGTTCAACGTGATCTAACTGAGAACGCTTTAGACGAGGATTGTATAGTCTTTCAACTCATACATGAATAATGCTCAAAATTTTAACAATCAAATTTCAAATTTACAATTTCCTCTGCTACAAATGCATTTGATCGGTCAATCAATCATGCACTcatgttatttgtcatttttggtgtccaaagttttttgtgctggagctacaaggttaatgtAGTCAACAAGTGATGGAAGCATATACATGTGAAACTGCAGTGTAAATCATCACAGTCTTacctcaaactgtgttgagacattaaaggggaattcaaattttttccccaaaaatttctgtataattaaatagttaacataaacaaactcattcagagtggtttgatgtgaagtgtgtaattttagagaaacatgccgagtcagaatagttcacagttatggtgatagaaaccagacgtccaaagtaTTTTATGTCTCTGAAAGGaaatacatgaaatggttattaatacagcctgatgcctgaggcatGGTTGTATGATATTTTTTATGAACACAAGGCTATCTTTAAAATTCACAGTGATACATACAGGCCAAtataagacaaaatagtccccaaaggaatttttttttcagatttataacTATTTTATCCTCATCAGCATTGCATacaaaaacccagaagacatgtAAGCTCACTTGTGGTTGTGTGTAGTAAAGAAACTGGGAATGTTTGGAATGTAGGCACCAGGGATGCGGGAAAacttgattcttagatgcattgcgatgcactgtgaatgattctgaatcgattcataaatgtaaaaattttttgaaatatttaatttataccgtaatgttgatggaaaataaaaagcagaacTTGTAAGTGGATAAGTGCAGTGGTGGCACATAACACAACACAGCTGGATGAGCTAGAAATCTGACCGGCAcactctgcattaaagccagtttcagtcaggagtcacaaccccaaatgttaagaagagacattttgtcctttgaacaaaatcaaaccaccgtgggagccacaacatttaatggccaatatgtctcagt from the Pygocentrus nattereri isolate fPygNat1 chromosome 6, fPygNat1.pri, whole genome shotgun sequence genome contains:
- the LOC108424337 gene encoding ras-related protein Rap-2a; translation: MREYKVVVLGSGGVGKSALTVQFVTGTFIEKYDPTIEDFYRKEIEVDSSPSVLEILDTAGTEQFASMRDLYIKNGQGFILVYSLVNQQSFQDIKPMRDQIIRVKRYEKVPVILVGNKVDLESEREVSVSEGQALAEEWGCPFIETSAKSKTMVDELFAEIVRQMDYAAQPDKDDPCCSSCNIQ